Below is a window of Osmia bicornis bicornis chromosome 8, iOsmBic2.1, whole genome shotgun sequence DNA.
aaagtatATCAATCATgatatttataagaaaatagATGTCGCGACATTAGACAAAATGTCAGggacaattttcaaattggtACCACTGTGTAGACAATGCAACAGAGTAGGATTTCCCTAGAGTTGGCTGTGACATAACCTAATAATTGAATtgtaaatatatgtacatatacataacCTTGTTTACCAGTTTCAAACACGGTTCAATTAAAATGGTATAAACATAagtttttaattcaaatttgcAACAACATTAGAATATTGTTACATACTAACATTGATGGATTTGTATAAAGCACTTATTTCTCTGTGACTTTCGTTTTGATGTTTCGattatttatgtaataaacgtatattacatgttgcttagaaaaaaattgacaTGTTAGGatcattaaaaagaattaactTTGTACATTGTGCAAATAATGTGCTTTCAATTACAAGTAATAAGTGTATAAGGATTAATTTCTTACAATTAAGAACAATAAAACTTGCTGTAACTTGTAAGAACGATGTCGAAGAAACTACGgcaaaacagaagaaaaaaacTGTACGAATTCCTGAAATTACACTTATGAATATTGATGGATCTATTACTGTTACTAAGCTAGAACAAGCAGAAAAGCTTGCTAAACGgcataatttttatttaataaagcTGCCATATATTGATACTAAAGGTTCCAGGCATATTTACAAACTTGTAGATCATGCAACATATATTAAAGAAATAGGCACaagtgaaaaaaatgaaaatgaaaaaagagataaaaataaagaaaccaatcaaaatagaaaaaaagatcATAAGTACAGAAGTACTAAGTTATTTGAAATATCAGCTAAAATTGATAAACATGATTTAGATACAAAGctgaataatattaataagtTACTGGATAAAGATCATGtagttaaaattatattgacTTACTCTGAAAACCAGAAAAATAAGGTAAAGGAAGAAATCAATgcttgtaaaaataattagattaattACTTTATGTATATAATTTCATTGGATATAAAATTGCATTTAATGTTTAGGAAGAAGTATTACAAGCCATAAAGAAGAATATCCAAGGAGTTATGGAAGGTGAAAAGATATTGGAAACCTGTACAAGATTTACTTATTTACCTTTAAAAgctgaaaatgaagaaactggaagtgataataaaaaatttgatactaagaaaatataaattttgtataaatgtgaatatcataaaaataacaaatataaattaagaTTATTACAGGtcatttattgtattccatGTATACTTTACTTGAAgttagaataattaaataagcATTAGATTTGCAATCagttttatttataacattattgATAATAGGATAAGAACACAGATAATAGGTCACGCAATTGTTTCAGGTCATAACTCCGATATTAACGCATTTTTTCATAAATGCGTTAATAACGGTGTTACGACCTGGAACAACAGCGTGGACCACTCTGTATAATACCATTATTATCAGATCCAAGTGAATAAACTaatatagtaacaatggtttatttattattaataagtaAATATCTTACTATCTAGAGATAtgttacatatacatatagtatTGTCTCAACATACAAGTATTCTCTCGACGTTTGTAGTATCTGGAACTGATTTTACTAAAATCTTAAATATATGATTTTCATAAATACATATAAGTATTTGGTCTTAAACTGAGAtctatattttcttaaatctTATATTATAAATGCTATAAATATGTTTTTTATGATACCCACACAGATGATATTATCTGTTATAAATGAGTtgattattcttaattaatttaaattttctatagaATTCTTTTTAACAAAACAGAATCTTCTATGTAATCTAGTCatgtaaaaattaaatctaaaattgattataaatagtatatgtttattataaatcTCAATAACTTAGTTCTTTTTGCTTTTACAAGTAATTGGAATGCACTTCCTGTTAACTGAACGAACTATTGTAATAGTTAAGTGTTATTTGATTCTTTCAGAAAATGATAAATGTAATGTTGATAACAAGACACAGATTAAAAAATGTGGCACGACTTTTGTGCGTTATGTTATATTAATGCTTCAAATAAACACCTACactgtttaaaaattaatagattTTGTTTTGTTTGAAAAACATACATGTGTAAAAAATGTCGGTAATTTTATGGACATTTCACTGTATGACATTTCCTATATTCTACTAAAGAGGGGCATAATTTACCTCTAGGACCAAAGGGTTGAACTTTGACTATCCTTGTTCTATACTGTGATGCATCTCCACAAGTGGCTGTACAACGTGACCAAGAGGACCATTGTGACATTTTGCAATCAACTGAAACTGAGTGGAAATATTCTCCGGCATTGATTCAATCgtaaatagaatttctatttattaataactttattcattaataatcGAAGCTCACTTTGATTTTCTTCCGCTTCTTTACGATACGTGCGTCGTCCAGGCCCATCCCTTTGCAAGGCTGTACattttccattaaaatttctttcttaaaTTAACTATTACATCGACGATAGAGATACTTACAACACGGTGGAATTTTATGGCACTTCTTCCTACGACGCATCTTTTTTGGACAATTTTTACCGTTTCCTCTAGAAGGCAcctaattattcaaattaaataatttatgttaAATGAACATCAgtttatgtttcatttttattaattatgaaaaaatattgacCAAAATCTCCCTGGTACTCTCTGTATATCCACGACATCCTGCACATTGTGACCAATTACTCCATTCAGATACCTGGCAATCAACGTTTTTCGTGTTTTCCTGTGATTCTATCACTTGGCTGTCCGGTTGTATCCCTTTGAATTCTAATCTTTCTGTAAGAAAGTGGTAAAATGTGATACATAATGTAATTGAAAtgttttctactttttttttctgaaactACACGTTTGAactattaatgaaataaaatgaaattaaagcCCCGGGCTCCAGAAACCTTAATCCTATTCTTATCAATCATgcgaaatgaaatattgtaaaaagCTGATATTATTAGTATCACCGTGGTGAGCTCGTTTTATCTTCGTGCTGCGTTGATCCTGAGCAGGTATGTGATAGCTGAGAACGCTGCTGACGGACAccttataatttttcatcgtcGAAGACGCGTTTGTCCTTAATTCTTCTATGTTAGTTTTATGGGAAAGCGTGCACAAAATAAGGGCGAAGATCTCGTTAAAGTAGCGGTCTTTGATGTTTGAGAAATTCTCAAATCTTTTGTTagtttacaaattaattccgAACGATGTCCAAGAAGCGAAACTTACTTTGAAAATCTCCGCAAACATTTCTGCAGTCTTGTTCCGTTTGGAAATTGTTGCGGTTTCCACCGCAGCCGGAATAACTGAACAGACGGCAACGACCCACCGTTTGGTTGAAATACGCTCGTAAAATATTTCCATTGCATCCTCCTTCTTTCATCGGTTCCCTGCAGATCTCTGGAATCGAACATTTCTTTCCCTCTATGCTCAAATGAATTCTTATTAAAATCGAGGAGGAGATTTCAACTTACTCTCCGCTTCTTCCTTCGTGAAATCGCACGTTGGAATATTCGCTACGCATGCAGCCTGTTGCAGTTTGCACTCTTCGAGGCTTACATCTTCGTCGTTGTCCCCCATGCTGCTCCAATTTTTGTTAACCAGCCTGGATCTCAATTGGACACCAGGACCACAACTGGAACTGCACGGGGACCATAACGACCACTGCGTGTAACGATCCTCGGAACACTTCTATTTGTAAaagcaaataaataaattaataaaggGATTACAACTGTTGACAGAC
It encodes the following:
- the LOC114877647 gene encoding uncharacterized protein LOC114877647 — protein: MLGSLKRINFVHCANNVLSITSNKCIRINFLQLRTIKLAVTCKNDVEETTAKQKKKTVRIPEITLMNIDGSITVTKLEQAEKLAKRHNFYLIKLPYIDTKGSRHIYKLVDHATYIKEIGTSEKNENEKRDKNKETNQNRKKDHKYRSTKLFEISAKIDKHDLDTKLNNINKLLDKDHVVKIILTYSENQKNKEEVLQAIKKNIQGVMEGEKILETCTRFTYLPLKAENEETGSDNKKFDTKKI